TGCGCCGCCCGCGCGCGAGGCGGGCCGGCCGCAGCGGATCGCGTACGAGATGCTGGTGCGCGCGTAAGCGCGGTCACACGCCAGCGCGTGACGACGGCCCGGCCGCCCACATCGGGCGGCCGGGCCGCCGTCCATGGAAAGCGCCAGACGGCGCCCGGCGCGAGCACGAACCGCTCGCGCCGTTCATCACGGGCGGCGACTACCTGGTGGACGGCGGCTACACGACGGTGTGAGCGCTGGTCGGCCCGACGCCCGCGCGCCCGGTGTCGACCGGCGGATCGGTCGACGGCACGCGCCCTGGTGATGTCTGGGGCGGCGACGTCGGTGGAGCATCCGCGCGCGGGAGCCTAGCTTTCCACGGATGGTCCGCCGACCGCCGTCCGGATGGCTCGCATGGCTCGCATGGCCGCCGTCGGTGGCGGACCCATTCGACGAGGAGCGCTTCCCATGAGTCCCGCCACCGCGGCGCATGCGTCGCCGAGCGTCATCCGCATCCTCATCGCCGACGATCACGCGATCGTGCGCGACGGCCTGCGCGCGCTCGTCGCGGCGCAGCCAGGGCTCGAGGTCGTCGGCGAGGCGGCGGACGGCCGGGAGGCGCACCGGCGCGCGTGCGACCTCAAGCCGGACGTGCTGCTGCTCGACCTGTCGATGCCGGGCGCCAGCGGCACCGACGCCGCGGAGCGCATCGCGCACGACTGCCCGACCGTGCGCGTGATCGCGCTCACCATGCACGAGGAGCGCGGCTACGTGGCGCGGCTGCTGCGGGCCGGGGCGGCCGGCTACGTCCTCAAGCGCACGCCGTCGGACGAGCTGGTGCGGGCGATCCGCGTCGTGGCCGCCGGCGGGACCTACGTCGACCCGTCGCTCGCGGGCGCGCTGCTCGCGGAGCCGCCGTCGCGGGCTGCGCGCGCGGCGTCCGCGCCCCGCGCGGCGGGCGCGGCGGAGCTGACGCCGCGCGAGGCGGAGGTGCTGCGGCTGGTCGCCCGCGGGCACAGCAACAAGGAGATCGCCGCCGCGCTCGACGTGAGCGTCAAGACGGTCGAGTCCCACAAGGCGAACGGGATGGCGAAGCTCGGGCTCACGGCGCGCGCGGCGCTCGTGCGCTTCGCGCTGGACGAGGGGTGGATGCGCGACGCGTAGCAGGGCCCGGCTCAGGGGATTCCCTGGGCCTGCGGGCGGTCTCCGATGGCGGCGTGGAGCCGCGACGGGCATTGCTAGGGGCATGACCGCGCCTTCCGACACCGCCCTGCTGGACACGCTGATCGCGCGGCGTGTCGTGCTCACGGACCGGCGTGCGCGGCTGTCGTGGCGCGCGGACGTCGCGCACGAGGTGAGCGCGGCGCTGCGCGCGGAGAACTCGCGCGGGCTGACCGAAGCGGCCCGTCTGCGGGGCGAGTGCGAGCGGCTACTGGCCGAGGCTGCGTGCCGTCTCGCGCCGCTCAGTTCCGCTGACGTCGGTCCGACCGCCCGAGCTCACGATGGGCCTCCGCCAGCAGCGAGTGGCGCGCCGCGAGGAGGCGCCGCCGCTCGCCGATGAGCGTGCGGCGCGTGCGGCGCAGCGCCGCGTTCAGCGCCACCGCGCTGTCCAGCCGCGCGGCGAGCGAGGTCCCGAGCCAGCCCGGCGCATGAAAGAGCGAGAGCGGCGGCCGCGGCATCGGATCGCGGCGGAGCGGGGCGGTCCCGACGCTCGTCTCGATGGGGGACATGGGCTGGTGGCGTCTCGTGCGTCCGTGGCGCGGGTCAGCGCCCGCCGTAGTACGCGCGGATGACCTCGGTGCCGGCCCACTCGCGGACCCGGTCGAAGCCCGGCGTCGCGGCGTCGGCGGGCGACCGGGGCTTCGTGAGCTGGTCCAGCAGCTTGAGGAGCGACTGCACGCCGAGGCCGCGCGCGCGTGCGTCCCGCGCCAGCGCGTGCAGCGCCAGCCGCAGCGTGTCGGAGCGCGGCTCGGTCGTCGTACAGACGTCGCGCCAGGCGCGGTGCACCGCCGCGAGGTACGGGCTCGCGACGTCCCGCGACTCTGGCCGTTCCGGGGGGACGTCGGTCTGCTGCTGGATCGATTCCATCGCCGGTGAGGACTGGCCGACCGCACGTCCTGGGCGTGTGCGGGAGTGCTCGGATGCCCGGCAATCCCCGGGCCGCTCAGGGAAATCCCGGAGAAACATCCGTGCGCGCCCGCGAGCCGGCAAGACGGCGCACGTGCGCCGCCACACCCGCTAGCGCGTCAGCAGCCCCGCGTCGAGCACGAGCGAGCTGCCGGTGACGTAGCGCGCCGCGTCCGACGCGAGGTAGAGGACGGCACGCGCGACGTCCTCCGGCTCGATCCACGGCACCGGCAGCAGGTTGCCCGCCGACCGCTCGGCGATCGCCTGCGGGGTCGTCCCCTCGAGCGCCGCGAGCCCGTCGTTCATCGGCGTGTTGACGCCGGTCGGGTGCACGGCGTTCACGCGGATGCCGTGCGGCGCGAGCTCGATCGCCCACGACTTGGTGAGGCCCGTCAGCCCCCACTTGGACGCGGCGTA
This is a stretch of genomic DNA from Roseisolibacter agri. It encodes these proteins:
- a CDS encoding response regulator → MSPATAAHASPSVIRILIADDHAIVRDGLRALVAAQPGLEVVGEAADGREAHRRACDLKPDVLLLDLSMPGASGTDAAERIAHDCPTVRVIALTMHEERGYVARLLRAGAAGYVLKRTPSDELVRAIRVVAAGGTYVDPSLAGALLAEPPSRAARAASAPRAAGAAELTPREAEVLRLVARGHSNKEIAAALDVSVKTVESHKANGMAKLGLTARAALVRFALDEGWMRDA